From Chryseobacterium sp. IHB B 17019, one genomic window encodes:
- the lpxK gene encoding tetraacyldisaccharide 4'-kinase has protein sequence MKRWYLYPFSLGYHLATGIRNTMYDLGILKSTKFKTPIICVGNLSVGGSGKSPMVMYLAQFLAKHYRTGVLSRGYGRLTKGYAVTNYESNYKMVGDEAMQLFERFKNRFVVAVSEERVPGAQKVISDMDLDVLVLDDAMQHRAIKPGFNILMTDFNDPYFKDHLLPAGDLRESRAGSKRADIIMVSKCPDELTEETKQYYISRIRPSYKQKVFFSSIGYDENVYGKEKMLPDNNLNYYDILLITGIANPKPLLQHLAKFSQRVTHLKFRDHHNFTDDDIKKIVAEYKKLGEYKLILTTEKDYVRLKTFDYLRDIVYYWPINVIIDKKEEFNQIILDYVRKN, from the coding sequence ATGAAAAGATGGTACCTTTATCCTTTTTCCCTCGGTTATCATTTGGCAACGGGTATCCGAAACACAATGTATGATCTGGGAATTTTAAAATCAACAAAATTCAAAACTCCGATAATATGCGTCGGAAACCTTTCTGTGGGCGGAAGCGGAAAATCACCGATGGTAATGTATCTTGCCCAGTTTTTAGCCAAACATTACAGAACGGGGGTCCTTTCCAGAGGTTACGGAAGGCTCACGAAGGGATATGCCGTCACCAATTATGAAAGCAATTATAAAATGGTAGGTGATGAAGCGATGCAATTATTTGAACGTTTCAAAAACCGTTTCGTAGTCGCTGTTTCCGAAGAAAGAGTTCCCGGAGCACAGAAAGTGATTTCAGACATGGATCTTGATGTTTTGGTGTTGGATGATGCCATGCAGCACAGAGCTATAAAACCTGGATTCAATATCCTGATGACGGATTTTAATGACCCCTACTTTAAAGACCACCTGCTTCCTGCCGGAGATCTGAGAGAATCAAGAGCTGGATCAAAGAGAGCGGATATTATTATGGTGAGCAAGTGTCCTGACGAACTTACGGAAGAAACCAAGCAATATTATATATCGAGAATCAGGCCGTCATACAAGCAAAAGGTTTTCTTTTCATCGATCGGCTATGACGAAAATGTATACGGGAAAGAAAAAATGCTTCCTGATAATAACCTCAACTATTATGACATTCTCCTGATTACAGGAATTGCAAATCCGAAACCTCTGTTGCAGCATCTGGCAAAATTTTCGCAGAGAGTAACCCATTTAAAATTCAGGGACCATCATAATTTTACGGATGATGATATTAAAAAAATCGTTGCCGAATATAAAAAACTGGGTGAATATAAATTAATTTTAACGACCGAAAAAGATTACGTCCGTCTTAAAACTTTTGACTATCTTAGAGATATTGTTTACTACTGGCCTATCAATGTAATCATTGATAAAAAGGAAGAATTCAACCAAATCATCTTAGATTATGTTAGAAAAAATTAA
- a CDS encoding ABC transporter ATP-binding protein produces MKKQDTWGIVKRLFFIGMKFRSWFILTLVISIILAIVSTYRPYLTMEVVDNDITKLQDKALMMKHIYILVGLVFAETVLNFFLVYFSNYISQNVIRDIRERLYSKLIYFKTSFFDKTPIGQLVTRAVGDVETIATVYTDGFLMVFGDVLRIIFVLVMMFSTNVHLSYITLAILPLMVVITRFFQKRLKKAFGDERTWTANQNSFVQERLAGMPIIQVFNRQESEFKKFDDINITLKGALLRTVFIFSLFFPVVELISSLFIGFILFYGGYITISAGVVIAFIQYISMLIRPLRQIADRFNNIQRGIVGAERVLGLMDEENSMPNTGKVQKDHFAGKIEFQNVHFAYDEKQEVLKGIDFKVNPGETVAIVGATGAGKSTIISLITRLYDINSGKILIDDIDLKDYELYNLRSHIGVVLQDVFLFHGSIFENLAFGDDTITLDKIKAGAKEIEVDDFIESLPGGYDYVVSERGSSISLGQRQLLSFLRAYLSDPKILILDEATSSIDHESEKLIQRATEKITKNRTSIIIAHRLSTIEKADKIIVMEHGKIVEEGKHLELLDKNGYYATLYKAQLRHEVEMEEEQQN; encoded by the coding sequence ATGAAAAAACAAGATACCTGGGGGATTGTAAAGAGGTTGTTCTTTATCGGAATGAAGTTTCGTTCTTGGTTCATCCTTACTTTAGTAATCTCCATTATATTGGCAATAGTTTCTACTTACAGGCCTTATCTCACCATGGAGGTTGTGGATAATGACATCACAAAGCTTCAGGATAAGGCTTTGATGATGAAACACATCTATATTTTGGTAGGTTTGGTGTTTGCGGAAACGGTCCTGAACTTTTTCCTGGTGTATTTCTCCAATTATATCTCCCAAAATGTAATCAGGGATATCAGGGAAAGGCTTTACAGTAAGCTTATTTATTTTAAGACATCCTTTTTTGATAAAACTCCGATCGGGCAGTTGGTAACGAGAGCCGTGGGAGATGTTGAAACCATTGCAACGGTTTATACAGACGGCTTTTTGATGGTTTTCGGGGATGTCCTTAGAATTATTTTTGTTTTGGTGATGATGTTCAGTACCAATGTTCATCTGAGTTACATTACGTTGGCAATTTTACCTTTAATGGTGGTGATTACAAGGTTTTTCCAGAAAAGATTAAAAAAGGCTTTTGGTGATGAAAGAACTTGGACGGCCAATCAGAACTCTTTTGTACAGGAAAGACTGGCGGGAATGCCTATCATCCAGGTTTTCAACAGACAGGAATCTGAGTTTAAGAAGTTTGATGATATTAATATTACCCTGAAAGGAGCATTATTGAGAACGGTTTTCATTTTCTCATTGTTCTTTCCTGTGGTCGAACTAATTTCTTCACTTTTCATAGGTTTTATCTTATTTTATGGAGGTTATATTACGATCAGTGCGGGTGTTGTTATTGCCTTTATCCAATATATTTCGATGCTGATTCGTCCGTTGAGACAAATTGCGGATCGATTCAACAATATCCAGAGAGGTATTGTAGGTGCAGAAAGGGTTTTAGGATTAATGGATGAAGAAAACTCGATGCCGAATACCGGAAAAGTGCAAAAAGATCACTTTGCCGGAAAAATTGAATTCCAGAATGTTCATTTTGCATACGATGAAAAGCAGGAAGTTTTAAAGGGAATTGATTTTAAAGTAAATCCGGGTGAAACGGTAGCGATAGTCGGAGCGACTGGAGCCGGAAAATCTACGATTATTAGTCTTATTACAAGACTTTATGATATTAATTCAGGGAAAATTCTTATTGATGATATTGACCTGAAAGATTATGAATTGTATAATTTAAGAAGCCACATCGGGGTGGTGTTGCAGGATGTTTTCTTATTCCACGGAAGTATTTTTGAAAATCTTGCTTTTGGGGATGATACAATTACTTTAGATAAAATAAAAGCAGGCGCAAAAGAAATTGAGGTTGATGATTTTATTGAAAGTCTTCCCGGAGGTTATGATTATGTAGTGAGCGAAAGAGGCTCATCTATCTCTTTAGGACAGAGACAATTGTTATCGTTTTTAAGAGCTTATTTATCCGATCCTAAGATTTTAATTTTGGATGAAGCTACATCTTCCATCGACCACGAAAGTGAAAAATTAATCCAGAGAGCAACAGAAAAAATTACCAAAAACAGAACGTCAATTATCATTGCACACAGGCTTTCAACCATTGAAAAGGCTGATAAAATCATCGTAATGGAGCATGGGAAAATCGTTGAAGAAGGAAAGCACCTTGAGCTTTTAGACAAAAACGGATATTATGCGACTTTGTACAAAGCCCAGCTGAGACACGAGGTGGAAATGGAAGAAGAGCAGCAAAATTAA
- a CDS encoding alpha/beta hydrolase — protein sequence MKTKTIVLIHGLFVNNTSWKEWKTYFEARGYTVHTPANPGHDGDPKQLKRNIPSDLKNVGFDDVVNYLSQFIDTLPEKPIIIGHSFGGLMVQKLIDMGKAVAGVSIDGAPPKNVMAPFSTVKVVWPVVNFFKGNSVFLGSKEWYHKAFFNNYSKEESDKLYETVAAPESRKLARDPLFKSSAKLDLQKLHEPLLFIAGSNDNIFPAAFSRKIAGAYKDKNSIVDFKEFPGRSHFIAGEKGWEEVADYVLNWLKKVI from the coding sequence ATGAAAACAAAAACTATCGTATTAATTCATGGGTTATTTGTGAATAATACAAGCTGGAAAGAATGGAAAACTTATTTTGAAGCTCGGGGTTATACTGTACATACTCCTGCAAATCCAGGACACGACGGAGATCCGAAACAATTAAAAAGAAATATTCCTTCTGATTTGAAAAATGTAGGATTTGATGATGTGGTTAATTATTTATCACAATTTATTGATACACTACCTGAAAAGCCAATTATTATCGGTCATTCATTCGGTGGATTGATGGTTCAAAAATTGATTGACATGGGAAAAGCTGTTGCAGGAGTAAGCATCGACGGTGCTCCTCCAAAAAATGTAATGGCTCCTTTTTCTACCGTGAAAGTCGTTTGGCCGGTGGTGAATTTCTTCAAAGGAAACTCTGTATTTTTAGGTTCAAAAGAATGGTATCACAAAGCGTTTTTCAACAATTATTCAAAAGAAGAAAGTGATAAGCTGTACGAAACGGTTGCCGCTCCGGAAAGTAGAAAACTGGCGAGAGATCCGTTATTTAAATCTTCAGCAAAATTAGATTTACAAAAGCTTCATGAACCGTTGTTATTCATCGCAGGTTCCAACGACAATATTTTTCCTGCTGCCTTTTCAAGAAAAATAGCGGGAGCTTATAAAGACAAAAACAGTATTGTCGATTTTAAGGAATTTCCAGGAAGAAGCCATTTTATTGCAGGTGAAAAAGGTTGGGAAGAAGTAGCAGACTATGTTTTAAATTGGCTGAAAAAGGTGATTTAA
- a CDS encoding Crp/Fnr family transcriptional regulator: protein MESIEKLAFALNHFAGLAEEDFKMSENYWLPKSYKKGDFYNLRGTVCTYFGFIVDGVFRSYTIDEKTGEEKNVFLYSANGFVVSFKSFINQIPCDYHTQALTDATIIYIRYTDLLSLYQQSHRWEKFGRLLAQEAFNVTMSRIEGFILKSPEERYLDLIKQHPDIFNNVPLYHISSYLGIQGPSLSRIRKRISGK, encoded by the coding sequence ATGGAATCAATAGAAAAACTGGCTTTCGCGCTCAATCATTTCGCAGGTCTTGCGGAAGAAGATTTTAAAATGTCTGAAAATTATTGGCTGCCCAAAAGTTATAAAAAAGGTGATTTCTATAATCTTCGCGGAACGGTTTGCACGTATTTCGGGTTTATTGTGGATGGTGTTTTCCGATCTTACACCATTGACGAAAAAACGGGGGAAGAGAAAAATGTTTTTCTATATTCTGCAAACGGTTTTGTGGTCTCTTTTAAAAGCTTTATCAATCAGATTCCGTGCGATTATCATACACAGGCTTTAACGGATGCTACAATTATTTATATCCGATATACAGATTTACTTTCCCTTTATCAGCAATCGCATCGTTGGGAAAAATTCGGCAGGCTTCTCGCTCAGGAAGCTTTCAATGTTACGATGTCCAGAATCGAAGGGTTTATCTTAAAATCTCCTGAAGAACGGTATTTAGATTTAATAAAACAACATCCTGATATTTTCAATAATGTTCCGCTGTATCATATTTCTTCGTATTTAGGGATTCAGGGACCGTCTCTGAGTAGGATAAGAAAAAGAATTTCAGGGAAATAG
- the truA gene encoding tRNA pseudouridine(38-40) synthase TruA, whose amino-acid sequence MRYFIEFSYNGKNYFGYQIQPNAVSVQEELEKALSTILREEIKTMGAGRTDTGVHAKKIFAHFDTEKILDDNLSHKLNSFLPPDISIKRIFRVKDGFHARFDATYRTYEYYISLEKNPFTEEFAWQHWRRPLDINPMNEACEILFEYEDFTSFAKLHTDNKTNLCKIYKAEWEQSGSELKFTVSANRFLRNMVRAIVGTMVDIGAGKIKPEDLRKVIENKNRNSAGTSAPAHGLYLVDVGYEFE is encoded by the coding sequence TTGAGGTATTTTATTGAGTTTTCTTACAACGGTAAAAATTATTTCGGTTACCAAATTCAGCCGAATGCCGTTTCCGTGCAGGAAGAATTGGAAAAAGCACTGTCCACGATTTTAAGGGAGGAGATTAAAACAATGGGTGCCGGAAGGACTGATACAGGAGTTCATGCAAAGAAAATTTTCGCACATTTTGACACGGAAAAAATTTTGGATGATAATCTTTCCCACAAACTGAACAGTTTTCTTCCCCCTGATATTTCGATTAAAAGAATTTTTAGGGTAAAAGATGGTTTTCATGCTCGTTTTGATGCAACCTACAGAACTTATGAATATTATATTTCATTAGAAAAAAATCCTTTTACGGAAGAATTTGCGTGGCAGCATTGGAGAAGGCCTTTGGATATTAATCCAATGAATGAAGCGTGTGAAATTTTATTTGAATATGAAGATTTTACAAGTTTCGCAAAACTACATACCGACAACAAAACCAACCTCTGCAAAATATACAAAGCGGAGTGGGAGCAGAGTGGGAGTGAACTAAAATTTACAGTTTCTGCCAACCGTTTTTTGAGAAATATGGTGAGGGCAATAGTGGGAACAATGGTGGACATCGGGGCCGGAAAAATAAAACCCGAAGATCTCAGAAAAGTGATTGAAAATAAAAACCGTAATTCTGCGGGAACTTCTGCACCGGCGCATGGTTTGTATTTGGTGGATGTGGGGTATGAATTTGAGTAA
- a CDS encoding carboxylesterase family protein — MTTQQNIGTHTFQTPFGKILALKENGVIKAKSIRYARSKRYKSPVPLEVAEFSEEIIDKIPVCPQNISPLLERLIGKTDIERFHPDESTQFLTITRPENLNKNEELPVVVWIHGGSYEIGCGDLPTSDPTVWVKEQNIIVVSVSYRLGLFGFLGGHENRPANLGLFDIIEALKWIQKNIQSFGGSPKNITLFGQSSGGDAIAHLMISVGVENLFHRAIIHSAPLGFRHKRQKMSSEFFRKTEFLKNEADPLKMVEKYVNFLPSFSKYGLKSSMPFCTQYGYPPLCSEEESLEKWRKNAKKYDVLMGLNNDETAFYVKTAEKGIYTYLPHKILNKIVRRTTESIYGKPANIFAENYVSGGGNIYLFKIHSTLKNYIGASHCFDLPLIFANEIAWKSSAILKDIPWKYIFENGRKIRSLWAEFARTGKISDDSEKPEILHLRKI, encoded by the coding sequence ATGACCACACAGCAAAATATCGGAACTCATACATTTCAAACTCCTTTTGGAAAAATTTTAGCATTAAAAGAAAACGGTGTTATAAAAGCTAAAAGCATCCGCTATGCCCGTTCTAAAAGGTACAAATCGCCTGTTCCTTTAGAGGTTGCAGAATTCTCCGAGGAAATTATAGATAAAATTCCTGTTTGTCCGCAAAATATCAGTCCGCTTTTGGAAAGACTGATAGGAAAGACTGATATTGAAAGATTTCATCCCGACGAATCTACACAATTCCTGACCATTACCCGCCCCGAAAATCTCAATAAAAATGAAGAACTTCCCGTTGTAGTCTGGATTCATGGAGGCTCTTACGAAATCGGCTGTGGAGATCTTCCAACTTCGGATCCTACGGTTTGGGTAAAAGAACAGAATATTATTGTTGTTTCGGTTTCCTATCGATTAGGGCTTTTTGGTTTTTTGGGTGGTCATGAAAACAGGCCGGCCAATCTTGGTTTATTTGACATTATTGAAGCTTTAAAATGGATTCAGAAAAATATTCAAAGTTTTGGAGGAAGTCCCAAAAATATTACATTGTTCGGACAGTCTTCCGGAGGCGATGCCATTGCCCATCTGATGATTTCTGTAGGTGTTGAAAACTTGTTTCATCGGGCAATTATTCACAGTGCACCACTTGGCTTCCGACACAAAAGACAAAAAATGTCATCTGAATTTTTCCGCAAAACAGAATTTTTAAAAAATGAAGCCGATCCTTTGAAAATGGTAGAAAAGTATGTGAATTTTTTACCTTCTTTCAGCAAATATGGTTTAAAATCTTCAATGCCATTTTGTACACAATATGGTTATCCTCCTTTATGTAGCGAAGAAGAAAGTCTTGAAAAATGGAGGAAAAATGCAAAGAAATATGATGTCTTAATGGGTTTAAATAATGATGAAACCGCTTTCTATGTAAAAACAGCAGAAAAAGGAATTTATACTTATCTGCCTCATAAAATTCTCAATAAAATTGTCCGAAGAACAACAGAATCTATTTACGGAAAGCCGGCAAATATTTTTGCTGAAAACTATGTTTCCGGAGGTGGAAATATTTATTTATTTAAAATCCATTCAACTTTAAAAAATTATATCGGAGCGTCACATTGTTTTGATCTTCCTTTGATTTTCGCCAATGAAATAGCGTGGAAATCTTCGGCAATATTAAAAGATATTCCATGGAAATATATTTTTGAAAATGGCAGAAAAATAAGGTCGCTTTGGGCAGAATTTGCCCGAACCGGAAAGATTTCAGACGATTCTGAGAAACCGGAAATTCTTCATCTCCGAAAAATTTAG
- a CDS encoding purine-nucleoside phosphorylase, with the protein MLEKINQTSNFIKNIIKETPDFAIVLGSGLGKLQDEVEIIHSLEYKDIPNFPQTTVVGHGGKLIYGILEGKKVLMMSGRFHYYEGHSIEAVVFPIRVFHLLGIKNLILSNASGGINPNYSIADIAIVKDHINMMPEHPLRGRNIDELGPRFVDMSEPYNKKMITIAEQVAKENNIKIHQGVYVALQGPTFETPAEYGMIKAIGGDMVGMSTVPEVIVAKHMGMDVFCISIITDLGGPDIAYSISHEEVLNAANKAMPNVIDVVKGLVKNYS; encoded by the coding sequence ATGTTAGAAAAAATTAATCAGACGTCCAATTTTATTAAAAACATCATTAAAGAAACACCCGATTTCGCGATCGTTCTGGGTTCGGGATTGGGAAAATTGCAGGATGAAGTTGAAATTATCCATTCCTTAGAATACAAAGATATTCCCAATTTTCCACAGACAACCGTTGTAGGCCACGGCGGAAAATTAATCTATGGTATTCTTGAAGGCAAAAAAGTTCTGATGATGAGCGGCCGATTTCATTATTATGAAGGTCATTCCATTGAAGCAGTTGTCTTTCCGATCAGGGTTTTTCATCTCTTAGGAATTAAAAACCTGATACTTTCCAACGCTTCCGGCGGTATCAACCCGAACTACAGCATTGCCGATATTGCTATCGTAAAAGATCACATCAATATGATGCCTGAACATCCTCTTCGCGGCAGAAATATTGATGAATTGGGACCTCGTTTCGTTGATATGAGCGAGCCTTACAATAAAAAAATGATCACAATTGCTGAGCAGGTCGCTAAAGAAAACAACATTAAAATTCACCAGGGAGTTTATGTTGCTTTGCAGGGACCAACTTTCGAAACTCCCGCAGAATATGGCATGATCAAAGCAATCGGCGGCGATATGGTGGGGATGAGCACCGTTCCCGAAGTTATTGTTGCAAAACACATGGGTATGGATGTTTTCTGTATTTCCATCATAACGGATCTTGGCGGACCGGATATTGCCTATTCCATCTCTCACGAGGAAGTTTTGAATGCTGCCAATAAAGCCATGCCTAATGTAATTGATGTTGTAAAAGGCTTGGTAAAAAATTATTCTTAA
- a CDS encoding TlpA family protein disulfide reductase produces MKKLLLILMMGIFGLGCSQQTPKVLKTSFSKEALNQKLEDEEGKSITIQQILDQHKGKVLVIDFWAGWCRDCLKALPKAEELEKNNPNVDFVFLSLERSKEKFDQSLERFTMKEKENYWFASGWKNEFNNYIDLNWIPRYMVIDQKSTIAKYYAISPEDPEIQATIDKLLK; encoded by the coding sequence ATGAAAAAGTTATTATTAATTTTAATGATGGGAATCTTCGGATTAGGCTGTTCACAACAAACTCCAAAAGTTCTTAAAACAAGCTTTTCCAAAGAAGCATTAAATCAAAAGCTGGAAGATGAAGAAGGAAAAAGCATCACCATACAACAAATTCTGGATCAGCATAAAGGAAAAGTTTTAGTGATTGATTTCTGGGCCGGATGGTGTAGAGACTGTCTGAAAGCCCTTCCAAAAGCAGAAGAACTGGAAAAAAATAATCCGAATGTTGATTTTGTATTCCTTTCACTGGAACGTTCAAAAGAGAAATTTGACCAAAGTCTTGAAAGATTTACTATGAAGGAAAAAGAAAACTATTGGTTTGCTTCCGGCTGGAAAAATGAATTTAATAATTATATTGATCTCAATTGGATTCCGAGATACATGGTCATTGATCAAAAATCTACCATTGCAAAATATTACGCCATATCACCGGAAGACCCGGAAATCCAAGCTACAATTGATAAGCTTTTGAAATAA
- a CDS encoding winged helix-turn-helix transcriptional regulator, with the protein MTAIKESSTIQQNKKYALDMCPVTYIMEKIGGFWKPIILYHLSNGDKRYSELKRAIPAVTEKMLIQHLKQLENDGLIIRTAKPVVPPHVTYELSEAGKGLIPVINSMAEWAMKDMNESKL; encoded by the coding sequence ATGACAGCAATTAAAGAAAGCTCTACGATCCAGCAGAATAAGAAATATGCACTGGATATGTGCCCTGTAACCTATATTATGGAAAAAATCGGTGGTTTCTGGAAACCCATTATTTTATACCATCTTTCAAATGGTGATAAAAGATATAGTGAACTAAAAAGGGCAATTCCGGCGGTTACAGAAAAGATGTTGATTCAACATTTAAAACAATTGGAAAATGACGGATTGATCATCAGAACGGCAAAACCTGTTGTTCCACCTCATGTAACTTATGAGTTGAGCGAAGCTGGAAAAGGATTGATCCCTGTGATTAATTCAATGGCAGAATGGGCTATGAAAGATATGAACGAAAGTAAATTATAA
- the dinB gene encoding DNA polymerase IV, with protein sequence MDLPFSIRKIIHVDMDAFYASVEQHDNPALKGKAIAVGGQHRGVVAAASYEARKFGVRSAMPSKTAKEKCPHLIFVSPRFPRYKEISRKIREIFYEYTDLVEPLSLDEAYLDVTENKKGIESANQIAKEIRQKIFEQTGLTASAGISVNKFLAKVASDINKPNGQKTIHPDKVESFLEELPVEKFYGVGKVTANKMFSLGIFKGKDLKKRSIEDLTRIFGKSGAYYYNVVRGIHNSEVKPHRIQKSVAVERTFFEDLFDEQQVNEKLQSLSEELHNRLQKNNILGRTLTLKIKYKDFSLFTRSITKEEYFSSAEQYFATGKKLWELRPFDKPVRLLGLSLSQLNTEEKKLVSVQLKIPFKEFENQD encoded by the coding sequence ATGGATTTGCCTTTTTCAATACGCAAAATAATTCATGTTGATATGGATGCATTTTATGCTTCCGTAGAACAGCATGACAATCCTGCATTGAAGGGTAAAGCCATTGCCGTTGGCGGACAGCATCGCGGCGTGGTGGCAGCAGCGAGTTATGAAGCCAGAAAATTTGGAGTACGATCTGCAATGCCGAGTAAGACGGCAAAAGAAAAATGCCCGCATCTTATTTTTGTTTCTCCCCGTTTTCCCCGCTACAAAGAGATTTCCAGAAAAATCCGTGAGATCTTTTATGAATATACCGATCTGGTAGAGCCTCTTTCTTTGGACGAAGCTTATCTCGATGTTACCGAAAACAAAAAAGGAATAGAATCTGCCAATCAGATTGCAAAGGAAATCCGCCAGAAAATTTTTGAACAAACCGGACTTACAGCTTCCGCAGGGATTTCTGTAAACAAATTCCTGGCAAAAGTTGCCTCTGACATCAACAAACCCAACGGACAAAAAACCATTCACCCCGATAAGGTAGAAAGCTTTCTGGAAGAATTACCCGTGGAGAAATTTTACGGTGTAGGGAAAGTTACGGCTAACAAAATGTTTAGTTTAGGCATTTTTAAAGGAAAAGATTTAAAGAAAAGGTCCATTGAAGACCTTACAAGAATCTTCGGGAAGTCCGGAGCCTATTATTACAATGTTGTTCGCGGTATTCATAATTCTGAAGTAAAACCTCATCGGATCCAGAAAAGTGTAGCCGTGGAAAGAACTTTTTTTGAAGATCTTTTCGACGAACAACAGGTGAATGAAAAATTACAGAGCTTAAGTGAAGAACTTCATAATCGCCTACAGAAAAATAATATCCTCGGCAGAACTTTAACTTTAAAAATTAAATATAAAGACTTCTCATTATTCACCAGAAGCATTACCAAAGAAGAATATTTTTCGTCCGCGGAACAATATTTTGCCACAGGAAAAAAGCTCTGGGAACTTCGCCCTTTTGACAAGCCTGTCCGGCTTTTAGGATTATCACTTTCTCAGCTTAATACAGAAGAAAAAAAGCTAGTTTCCGTTCAACTAAAAATACCGTTTAAGGAATTCGAAAATCAGGATTGA
- a CDS encoding alpha-amylase, which yields MNETMIQFFHWYSEGDGKLWKEAEKSAKYLAELGITSVWFPPAYKGANGGHSIGYDAYDLFDLGEFDQKGTIPTKYGTKEDYLKAIKALKQQGIKVIVDIVLGHKGGGDELETFKAFKVDEENREKIISDEIEIQSYTKFTFPGRAKKYSDFEWNFTCFSGVDYAEGMDSHIFKIKNEYGTDWEEMIDDEKGNYDYLMYNDIEHRNPFVREELNGWAKWYFDETDFDGVRLDALKHISFDFYKEWLTLLRSNSGKNIFAVGEYWAPGYLNLLQKYIEVTEGCMSLFDSSLQNNFHNASKEGGSYDLRRIFDGSLTQADPLHSVSLVDNHDTQPLQDLEAPVEKWFKPLAYALILLRKDGYPCVFYPDLYGAHYIDKDREGNDQEIFLDKVDGIEELLKARKDHAYGEQRDYFEDANCLGWVREGDDEHSGCAVVLSNKDAYEKPMEMGEKYIGKTFYDMLRRFEDKIKIDENGWGKFPVPAGNVSVWIAE from the coding sequence ATGAATGAAACGATGATTCAGTTTTTCCACTGGTATTCGGAAGGAGACGGAAAACTATGGAAGGAAGCAGAAAAAAGCGCGAAATATTTAGCAGAATTAGGAATCACATCGGTATGGTTTCCCCCGGCTTACAAAGGAGCCAACGGCGGACACTCCATTGGTTATGACGCCTATGATCTTTTTGACCTCGGCGAATTCGACCAGAAAGGCACAATTCCCACCAAATACGGGACAAAAGAAGATTATCTCAAGGCTATTAAAGCCTTAAAACAACAAGGCATCAAGGTGATTGTTGATATTGTTCTGGGCCACAAAGGTGGCGGTGATGAGCTGGAAACTTTCAAAGCCTTCAAAGTGGATGAAGAGAACAGGGAGAAAATTATTTCAGACGAAATAGAAATCCAATCCTATACAAAATTCACATTTCCGGGCCGTGCAAAAAAATATTCTGATTTTGAATGGAATTTTACCTGTTTCAGCGGCGTAGATTATGCTGAAGGAATGGATTCCCATATTTTTAAAATTAAAAATGAATATGGAACCGACTGGGAAGAGATGATTGATGATGAAAAAGGCAACTATGATTATCTGATGTACAATGACATTGAGCATCGCAATCCTTTCGTACGTGAAGAGCTTAATGGCTGGGCAAAGTGGTACTTCGATGAAACAGATTTCGACGGAGTAAGACTGGATGCTTTAAAACATATTTCTTTTGATTTTTACAAAGAATGGCTGACTTTATTACGTTCCAACTCAGGAAAAAACATTTTTGCCGTCGGAGAATACTGGGCTCCCGGATATCTTAATTTGCTCCAGAAGTACATTGAAGTGACAGAAGGTTGTATGAGCCTTTTCGACAGTTCGTTGCAGAATAATTTCCACAATGCATCAAAAGAAGGAGGTTCCTACGACTTAAGAAGAATTTTTGACGGAAGCCTTACACAGGCTGATCCGCTTCATTCCGTAAGCTTGGTTGACAATCATGACACGCAGCCTTTGCAAGATCTTGAAGCGCCTGTTGAAAAATGGTTTAAACCTTTAGCTTATGCCTTAATTTTATTGAGAAAAGATGGTTATCCATGTGTTTTTTACCCCGATTTATATGGTGCACATTACATCGACAAAGACAGGGAAGGAAATGATCAGGAGATATTTTTAGATAAAGTTGACGGTATTGAAGAGCTTCTGAAAGCCAGAAAAGATCACGCTTACGGTGAACAAAGGGATTATTTTGAGGATGCCAATTGCCTTGGCTGGGTCCGTGAAGGAGATGATGAACATTCCGGCTGTGCAGTAGTTTTGAGCAATAAAGATGCTTACGAAAAACCTATGGAAATGGGAGAAAAGTACATTGGAAAAACATTTTACGACATGCTCCGCAGATTTGAAGATAAAATAAAAATCGATGAAAACGGTTGGGGAAAATTTCCGGTTCCGGCTGGAAATGTGAGTGTTTGGATCGCTGAATAA